From the Clavibacter phaseoli genome, one window contains:
- a CDS encoding proline dehydrogenase family protein → MTAETASAPETAQIPTMDGAPAAPDREALADRSVALVRTWLAEAAQHPADPSAERLAGVLKDENGLDFTIGFVDRVVRPEDLPVAGNSLAALTAKTPGFLPWYMQGAIRAGGILGPVLPQVVVPVARRVLREMVGHLIVDATSEKLGPAIAKLREGGSRLNLNLLGEAVLGEKEAARRLAGTRELLARDDVDYVSIKVSSVVSQLSMWAFDEAVDKVVERLTPLYELASKAATPKFINLDMEEYKDLDLTIEVFTRVLDQPQLKGLEAGIVLQAYLPDALAGLQRLTAWAQQRRAAGGAPIKVRIVKGANLAMEQVDARMHDWPVATWATKEQTDTHYKRMLEHALAPAAADAVKVGVAGHNLFDVAYAWLLAEERGVTDRIEFEMLLGMATGQAEAVKRTVGGLLLYTPVVHPTEFDVAISYLIRRLEENASQENFMSAVFELSTSAELFAREESRFRASLAGVDDAIPAPNRTQDRRFPPELDDVDPLAEPQTPEELEEEVDPQLTSVVMGFTRGSLLTPDALVDPDASTTPFHNAADTDPALPTNRAWGREILARVEASQLGVATIEAARIDSTDQLDDLIDGVRTAAASWGARPGDQRAALLHRVGVAIERNRARLIEVMASETGKTIAEADPEVSEAVDFAHYYAERARDLDRVQGARFVPSRVTVVAPPWNFPVAIPAGSMLAALASGSGVVVKPAGQARRSGAVLVEALREAGVPRELLALVDAGEAEFGEHLISHPAVDRVILTGGYETAEVFRSWKSDLPLLAETSGKNAIIVTPSADLDLAAADVVKSAFGHAGQKCSAASLVILVGSVGRSRRFLTQLTDAVSSLRVGYPSDPTTQMGPIIEPAAGKLKHALTQLGVGEKWLVEPEAKDVTGRLWSPGVRDGVKPGSYFHLTEFFGPVLGVMRARTLEEAIRFQNAIPYGLTAGLHSLDARELEQWLETVEAGNLYVNRGITGAIVQRQPFGGWKRSSVGSGTKAGGPNYLMGLGSWVSDEGRHSSSLHLRGLAPRVTELIESAQPAIRYEDFDLVRRSALSDAVAWHEEFGQVKDPSGLGVERNLFRYRPLPVTVRLTESGALADLLRVLAAGRLARAEMHVSVPGILPAGLGQVLEDLPSVHVTIETDDAWLARVAASGIATERVRLVAARDARLVEARALSDALRGTPDVAVFADEVTAAGRVEMLTFLREQAISITAHRFGNPDDWSEAVI, encoded by the coding sequence ATGACCGCCGAGACCGCATCCGCCCCCGAGACCGCGCAGATCCCGACGATGGACGGCGCCCCCGCCGCCCCGGACCGCGAGGCGCTCGCCGACCGGTCCGTCGCCCTCGTGCGCACGTGGCTCGCCGAGGCGGCGCAGCACCCCGCGGATCCCTCCGCCGAGCGCCTCGCGGGCGTCCTCAAGGACGAGAACGGCCTCGACTTCACCATCGGCTTCGTCGACCGCGTCGTCCGCCCCGAGGACCTGCCGGTCGCCGGCAACAGCCTCGCCGCGCTCACCGCCAAGACCCCCGGCTTCCTGCCCTGGTACATGCAGGGCGCGATCCGCGCGGGCGGCATCCTCGGCCCCGTCCTGCCCCAGGTCGTCGTGCCCGTCGCGCGCCGCGTGCTGCGCGAGATGGTCGGCCACCTCATCGTCGACGCGACGAGCGAGAAGCTCGGCCCGGCCATCGCCAAGCTGCGCGAGGGCGGATCCCGCCTCAACCTCAACCTGCTCGGCGAGGCCGTCCTCGGCGAGAAGGAGGCCGCGCGCCGCCTCGCGGGCACGCGCGAGCTGCTCGCCCGCGACGACGTGGACTACGTCTCCATCAAGGTGTCGAGCGTCGTCTCGCAGCTGTCGATGTGGGCGTTCGACGAGGCCGTCGACAAGGTCGTCGAGCGCCTCACCCCGCTGTACGAGCTGGCGTCGAAGGCCGCGACCCCGAAGTTCATCAACCTCGACATGGAGGAGTACAAGGACCTCGACCTCACCATCGAGGTGTTCACGCGCGTGCTCGACCAGCCGCAGCTGAAGGGCCTCGAGGCCGGGATCGTGCTGCAGGCGTACCTGCCCGACGCGCTCGCCGGGCTGCAGCGGCTCACGGCGTGGGCGCAGCAGCGGCGCGCGGCGGGCGGGGCGCCCATCAAGGTCCGCATCGTCAAGGGCGCGAACCTCGCGATGGAGCAGGTCGACGCCCGCATGCACGACTGGCCCGTCGCCACCTGGGCCACCAAGGAGCAGACCGACACGCACTACAAGCGCATGCTCGAGCACGCGCTCGCCCCCGCGGCGGCCGACGCCGTGAAGGTCGGCGTCGCCGGCCACAACCTCTTCGACGTCGCCTACGCGTGGCTGCTCGCCGAGGAGCGCGGCGTCACCGACCGGATCGAGTTCGAGATGCTGCTCGGCATGGCGACCGGTCAGGCCGAGGCCGTGAAGCGCACGGTCGGCGGCCTCCTCCTCTACACGCCCGTCGTGCACCCGACCGAGTTCGACGTGGCCATCTCGTACCTCATCCGCCGCCTGGAGGAGAACGCGAGCCAGGAGAACTTCATGTCGGCGGTGTTCGAGCTGAGCACGTCAGCTGAGCTGTTCGCGCGCGAGGAGTCGCGCTTCCGGGCGTCGCTCGCGGGCGTCGACGACGCGATCCCGGCGCCGAACCGCACGCAGGACCGACGGTTCCCGCCGGAGCTCGACGACGTGGATCCGCTCGCCGAGCCCCAGACGCCGGAGGAGCTCGAGGAGGAGGTCGACCCGCAGCTCACGAGCGTGGTGATGGGCTTCACGCGCGGCTCGCTGCTGACGCCCGACGCGCTCGTCGACCCGGACGCGTCCACGACGCCGTTCCACAACGCGGCGGACACGGATCCGGCGCTGCCGACGAACCGCGCCTGGGGCCGCGAGATCCTGGCGCGCGTCGAGGCCTCGCAGCTCGGCGTCGCGACCATCGAGGCCGCCCGCATCGACTCCACCGACCAGCTCGACGACCTCATCGACGGCGTCCGCACGGCCGCCGCGTCCTGGGGCGCCCGCCCCGGAGACCAGCGCGCCGCCCTCCTGCACCGCGTGGGCGTCGCGATCGAGCGCAACCGCGCGCGCCTCATCGAGGTCATGGCGTCGGAGACCGGCAAGACGATCGCCGAGGCCGACCCCGAGGTCAGCGAGGCCGTGGACTTCGCGCACTACTACGCCGAGCGCGCCCGCGACCTCGACCGGGTGCAGGGCGCCCGCTTCGTGCCGTCGCGCGTGACCGTCGTGGCGCCGCCGTGGAACTTCCCCGTCGCGATCCCCGCGGGCAGCATGCTCGCGGCCCTCGCCTCCGGCAGCGGCGTGGTCGTGAAGCCGGCCGGCCAGGCCCGCCGCTCCGGCGCCGTGCTGGTCGAGGCGCTCCGGGAGGCCGGCGTGCCGCGCGAGCTGCTCGCGCTCGTCGACGCGGGCGAGGCCGAGTTCGGCGAGCACCTCATCTCGCACCCGGCGGTCGACCGCGTGATCCTCACGGGCGGCTACGAGACCGCCGAGGTCTTCCGCTCCTGGAAGAGCGACCTCCCGCTCCTCGCCGAGACCAGCGGCAAGAACGCCATCATCGTGACCCCGAGCGCCGACCTCGACCTGGCCGCGGCCGACGTCGTGAAGAGCGCGTTCGGCCACGCCGGCCAGAAGTGCTCGGCGGCGAGCCTCGTGATCCTCGTGGGCTCGGTCGGCAGGTCGCGCCGGTTCCTCACGCAGCTCACCGACGCCGTGTCGTCGCTGCGGGTCGGCTACCCGTCGGATCCCACCACGCAGATGGGCCCGATCATCGAGCCCGCCGCGGGCAAGCTCAAGCACGCGCTCACGCAGCTGGGCGTCGGCGAGAAGTGGCTCGTCGAGCCGGAGGCGAAGGACGTGACCGGCCGCCTCTGGTCCCCGGGCGTCCGCGACGGCGTGAAGCCCGGGTCGTACTTCCACCTCACCGAGTTCTTCGGCCCCGTGCTCGGCGTGATGCGCGCCCGCACGCTCGAGGAGGCCATCCGCTTCCAGAACGCCATCCCCTACGGCCTCACCGCGGGCCTGCACAGCCTCGACGCACGCGAGCTCGAGCAGTGGCTCGAGACCGTGGAGGCCGGCAACCTCTACGTGAACCGCGGGATCACGGGCGCGATCGTGCAGCGCCAGCCGTTCGGCGGCTGGAAGCGCTCCTCGGTCGGATCCGGCACCAAGGCCGGCGGCCCGAACTACCTCATGGGCCTCGGCTCCTGGGTCTCCGACGAGGGCCGGCACTCGAGCTCGCTGCACCTGCGCGGGCTCGCGCCGCGGGTCACGGAGCTGATCGAGTCGGCGCAGCCCGCCATCCGCTACGAGGACTTCGACCTCGTCCGCCGCTCGGCGCTCAGCGACGCGGTCGCCTGGCACGAGGAGTTCGGCCAGGTGAAGGACCCGAGCGGCCTCGGCGTGGAGCGGAACCTGTTCCGCTACCGTCCGCTGCCCGTCACGGTGCGCCTCACGGAGTCGGGCGCGCTCGCCGACCTGCTGCGCGTGCTCGCGGCCGGTCGCCTCGCGCGCGCGGAGATGCACGTGTCGGTGCCGGGGATCCTCCCGGCCGGCCTCGGCCAGGTGCTCGAGGACCTGCCGAGCGTGCACGTGACCATCGAGACGGACGACGCGTGGCTCGCCCGAGTGGCGGCGTCCGGGATCGCGACGGAGCGCGTGCGGCTCGTCGCCGCCCGGGACGCGCGGCTCGTGGAGGCGCGGGCCCTGTCCGACGCGCTCCGCGGCACGCCCGACGTCGCGGTCTTCGCCGACGAGGTCACGGCGGCCGGCCGCGTCGAGATGCTCACGTTCCTGCGCGAGCAGGCC
- a CDS encoding LysR substrate-binding domain-containing protein: MLEMRRLRLLRELKLRGTIGAVADALSFSPSSVSQQLSQLEREAGVTLLRRVGRRVVLTPQAEILVEHTTALLERLERAETEVNASLANVSGTIRMAAFQSALLALVPPALTILRDDYPDLRVEITMREPESGLHDVWARDHDLVIAEQYPAHAAPRPADLDREELCVDPLRLGLPPGRDDVRSISDARRLPWVMEPAGTASRHFAEQVCRVAGFEPDVRYVTADLQAHIDLVRGGHAASVLPDLVWAGREPDVRLIGLPGSPRRTVFTSSRVGSLDRPGIRACRDALARAVEVMGHGAG, from the coding sequence GTGCTCGAGATGCGACGCCTGCGGCTCCTGCGCGAGCTCAAGCTCCGCGGCACGATCGGCGCGGTCGCCGACGCGCTGTCGTTCAGCCCGTCGTCGGTGTCGCAGCAGCTGTCGCAGCTGGAGCGGGAGGCCGGCGTCACGCTCCTGCGCCGGGTCGGCCGACGGGTGGTGCTCACGCCGCAGGCCGAGATCCTCGTGGAGCACACGACGGCCCTGCTCGAGCGGCTGGAGCGGGCCGAGACCGAGGTCAACGCGTCGCTCGCGAACGTGTCCGGCACCATCCGCATGGCCGCGTTCCAGTCGGCGCTGCTCGCGCTCGTGCCGCCGGCGCTCACGATCCTGCGGGACGACTACCCGGACCTGCGGGTGGAGATCACGATGCGCGAGCCCGAGTCGGGCCTGCACGACGTGTGGGCGCGCGACCACGACCTCGTCATCGCCGAGCAGTACCCGGCGCACGCGGCGCCGCGGCCCGCTGACCTCGACCGCGAGGAGCTGTGCGTGGATCCGCTCCGCCTCGGCCTCCCGCCGGGCCGCGACGACGTCCGCTCCATCTCCGACGCGCGCCGCCTGCCGTGGGTGATGGAGCCCGCCGGCACGGCGTCCCGCCACTTCGCCGAGCAGGTGTGCCGCGTCGCGGGCTTCGAACCCGACGTCCGCTACGTGACGGCCGACCTGCAGGCGCACATCGACCTGGTGCGCGGCGGGCACGCCGCCTCCGTGCTGCCGGACCTCGTGTGGGCCGGGCGCGAGCCCGACGTGCGGCTGATCGGCCTGCCCGGGTCGCCGCGGCGCACCGTGTTCACGTCGTCGCGCGTGGGCAGCCTCGACCGGCCGGGGATCCGCGCGTGCCGTGACGCCCTGGCGCGCGCCGTCGAGGTCATGGGGCACGGCGCGGGCTGA
- a CDS encoding copper resistance CopC family protein produces the protein MTPGGRIRTGAGRPARARRRLAAAVAGAALATGALALVGLAQGSGPDGALPASAHDYLVSSSPAAGSTVDAPPSEVTLTFNDVILDLGAPGGDASSGSASAAGGSSIVQVTGPDAQGTHFETGCATNSGRTVSVPVALGGSGQYTVTWRVVSADGHPVSDSIAFTYQAPAGATAAAGTPDGPGCAAAEEGAAGSGATSDGSGSSSTDPGTAAGQEQGIAPYLGVIVGVGIGIVVLAAAAVVLIVVTGRRKPAASAAASVTGDGDGDAPREGGPPAA, from the coding sequence GTGACGCCCGGAGGACGGATCCGGACGGGCGCCGGGCGTCCGGCGAGGGCGCGACGGCGGCTCGCCGCGGCGGTCGCCGGCGCCGCGCTCGCGACGGGCGCGCTGGCGCTGGTCGGGCTGGCGCAGGGGAGCGGCCCGGACGGCGCGCTGCCGGCGTCCGCGCACGACTACCTCGTGTCGAGCTCGCCCGCGGCCGGATCCACCGTCGACGCGCCGCCGTCGGAGGTCACGCTGACGTTCAACGACGTCATCCTCGACCTCGGCGCTCCGGGCGGCGACGCGTCGTCCGGCTCCGCGTCCGCTGCGGGCGGCTCGTCCATCGTGCAGGTGACGGGACCGGACGCGCAGGGCACGCACTTCGAGACCGGCTGCGCCACGAACTCCGGGCGCACCGTGTCGGTGCCCGTCGCGCTCGGCGGATCCGGGCAGTACACGGTCACGTGGCGCGTGGTCTCGGCGGACGGGCACCCCGTCTCCGACTCCATCGCGTTCACGTACCAGGCGCCCGCGGGCGCGACGGCCGCAGCGGGCACGCCCGACGGCCCGGGCTGCGCGGCGGCCGAGGAGGGGGCGGCCGGATCCGGCGCGACCTCCGACGGCTCCGGCTCGTCGTCGACGGATCCGGGCACCGCGGCCGGGCAGGAGCAGGGCATCGCGCCCTACCTCGGCGTCATCGTCGGCGTGGGCATCGGGATCGTCGTGCTCGCGGCGGCCGCCGTCGTGCTCATCGTGGTGACCGGGCGGCGGAAGCCGGCCGCGAGCGCCGCGGCGTCGGTGACGGGCGACGGCGACGGGGACGCTCCGCGCGAGGGCGGCCCGCCCGCCGCCTGA
- a CDS encoding YcnI family protein, translating into MTRSSTPAPRRRILRSATALVGGVALAVAVPLAASAHVRVSPDQAAAGSYSTLTFKVPTESATATTTSVTVDLPKDTPFSSLSTEPVPGWTSTVTTEKLDTPVKTDDATITDAPIEVKWTADDGVGLTAGEFQRFTISVGPVPDTGSITLPAHQGYSDGSVVDWDQATPASGEEPEHPAPTLYVDDAPPADSMSAMTTTAAPDATVTTAASDTSATSSAVAVGLAVGGLALGAVALVVAVFALTRVRREGGGQA; encoded by the coding sequence ATGACCCGCTCATCCACCCCCGCCCCCCGCCGCCGGATCCTCCGCTCGGCCACCGCGCTCGTCGGCGGCGTCGCGCTCGCCGTCGCCGTGCCGCTCGCGGCCTCCGCGCACGTGCGCGTCTCGCCCGACCAGGCGGCCGCCGGCAGCTACAGCACGCTGACCTTCAAGGTCCCCACCGAGTCCGCGACCGCGACGACCACGAGCGTCACGGTCGACCTCCCGAAGGACACCCCGTTCTCGAGCCTCTCCACCGAGCCCGTCCCCGGCTGGACCTCCACGGTCACGACCGAGAAGCTCGACACCCCCGTGAAGACGGACGACGCGACCATCACGGACGCGCCCATCGAGGTCAAGTGGACGGCCGACGACGGCGTGGGGCTCACGGCCGGCGAGTTCCAGCGCTTCACGATCTCCGTCGGACCCGTGCCCGACACCGGCAGCATCACGCTCCCGGCGCACCAGGGCTACTCGGACGGATCCGTCGTCGACTGGGACCAGGCGACCCCGGCCTCCGGCGAGGAGCCGGAGCACCCCGCGCCCACGCTCTACGTGGACGACGCCCCGCCCGCCGACTCCATGAGCGCGATGACGACCACCGCGGCGCCCGACGCGACCGTCACCACGGCGGCGTCGGACACCAGCGCCACGAGCAGCGCGGTCGCGGTCGGCCTCGCCGTAGGCGGCCTCGCCCTCGGCGCGGTGGCCCTCGTGGTCGCGGTGTTCGCCCTCACCCGCGTGCGCCGCGAGGGCGGCGGCCAGGCGTGA
- a CDS encoding MarR family winged helix-turn-helix transcriptional regulator, which yields MTTTDPLALESQVCFQAVVAARTVVAVYRPILEPLGLTHTQYLVMLALWERDDRSVSDLGSTLQLEPATLTPLLKRLQGAGFVDRARSTVDERVVVVSLTDAGRDLRERAVDVPAQAAARTGMTIAELEALRDALDDVVGRLTGALADDEAAA from the coding sequence ATGACGACGACGGATCCCCTGGCGCTCGAGAGCCAGGTCTGCTTCCAGGCGGTGGTCGCCGCCCGCACCGTGGTGGCCGTCTACCGCCCGATCCTCGAGCCGCTCGGCCTCACGCACACGCAGTACCTCGTGATGCTCGCGCTCTGGGAGCGGGACGACCGCTCGGTCTCGGACCTCGGATCCACTCTGCAGCTGGAGCCCGCGACGCTGACGCCCCTGCTCAAGCGGCTCCAGGGCGCCGGGTTCGTCGACCGGGCCAGGAGCACCGTCGACGAGCGCGTCGTCGTGGTCTCCCTCACCGACGCGGGTCGCGACCTGCGCGAGCGCGCGGTGGACGTGCCCGCGCAGGCGGCCGCGCGCACCGGCATGACGATCGCCGAGCTCGAGGCGCTGCGCGACGCGCTCGACGACGTGGTGGGGCGCCTCACGGGCGCGCTCGCGGACGACGAGGCCGCCGCCTGA
- a CDS encoding VOC family protein gives MTDTSATTALDSITGVHHVRISVTDLARSRAFYEGVLGLSPAVESEGDPSDPAVLADPAQYFGGVIYGVGSQLFGLRPIADDGAGFDPATRGLDHVSLQVGSRDDLVRAAALFEERGISHGEVMDFPTGMSILSVQDPDDINVELVVAG, from the coding sequence ATGACCGACACCAGCGCGACCACAGCCCTCGACTCCATCACCGGCGTGCACCACGTGCGCATCTCCGTCACCGACCTCGCCCGCTCGCGCGCCTTCTACGAGGGCGTGCTGGGCCTCTCGCCCGCCGTGGAGAGCGAGGGCGACCCCAGCGACCCCGCCGTGCTCGCGGATCCCGCCCAGTACTTCGGCGGCGTCATCTACGGCGTCGGCTCGCAGCTGTTCGGCCTCCGCCCGATCGCGGACGACGGCGCCGGGTTCGACCCCGCGACCCGCGGCCTCGACCACGTCAGCCTCCAGGTCGGGTCGCGCGACGACCTCGTGCGCGCGGCCGCGCTCTTCGAGGAGCGCGGCATCTCGCATGGCGAGGTCATGGACTTCCCCACGGGCATGTCGATCCTCTCCGTGCAGGACCCGGACGACATCAACGTGGAGCTCGTCGTCGCCGGCTGA
- a CDS encoding aldose 1-epimerase family protein, which translates to MPDDVTYVPRLPTGQQHELVAEVDGRTQRMVIAEVGAALRVLQVDGTDLVQSYPDEARPPFCSGIVLAPWPNRIRDGIWEQDGVTHQLDITEVDRENAIHGLLEHAPYRLVERDDVSVTLAADVHPQRGYPFALETTVRYELTGQGVRVTHGIRNLGSADAPVAVGTHPFLRVGDVPTEDLEVVIDAPTHIEVDPVRLNPTGVQTPVEGTRFDLRQGVRVRDAQLDDAWADARVVDGVTRHGVQAPDGRRTEIWADGEFTYWQVFVTPWYPVADGHVWAVAVEPMTAPADAFNSGDGLITLAPGSEWSGTWGIDLHD; encoded by the coding sequence GTGCCCGACGACGTGACGTACGTACCCCGCCTCCCCACCGGCCAGCAGCACGAGCTCGTCGCGGAGGTGGACGGCCGCACCCAGCGCATGGTGATCGCGGAGGTCGGCGCCGCGCTCCGCGTGCTCCAGGTGGACGGCACCGACCTCGTCCAGTCCTATCCCGACGAGGCCCGGCCCCCCTTCTGCAGCGGCATCGTGCTCGCGCCCTGGCCGAACCGGATCCGTGACGGCATCTGGGAGCAGGACGGCGTCACGCACCAGCTCGACATCACCGAGGTCGACCGCGAGAACGCGATCCACGGCCTGCTCGAGCACGCCCCGTACCGGCTCGTGGAGCGCGACGACGTCTCCGTGACGCTCGCCGCCGACGTCCACCCGCAGCGCGGCTACCCCTTCGCCCTCGAGACGACCGTGCGCTACGAGCTCACCGGGCAGGGCGTCCGCGTCACGCACGGGATCCGCAACCTGGGCTCCGCGGACGCGCCCGTCGCCGTGGGCACGCACCCCTTCCTGCGGGTGGGCGACGTGCCCACCGAGGACCTCGAGGTCGTCATCGACGCGCCCACCCACATCGAGGTGGATCCCGTGCGCCTCAACCCCACGGGCGTCCAGACCCCCGTCGAGGGCACCCGCTTCGACCTGCGCCAGGGCGTGCGCGTCCGCGACGCGCAGCTCGACGACGCGTGGGCCGACGCCCGCGTGGTCGACGGCGTCACCCGGCACGGCGTCCAGGCGCCCGACGGCCGCCGCACCGAGATCTGGGCCGACGGCGAGTTCACCTACTGGCAGGTCTTCGTGACGCCGTGGTACCCCGTCGCCGACGGCCACGTCTGGGCCGTCGCGGTCGAGCCGATGACGGCGCCGGCCGACGCGTTCAACTCGGGCGACGGCCTCATCACGCTCGCGCCCGGATCCGAGTGGTCCGGCACCTGGGGCATCGACCTCCACGACTGA
- a CDS encoding thioredoxin domain-containing protein — protein sequence MARHENEKVRAIREKARIERALDDRRRKRRRLITQFSVAGGLVLVIAAIAGGVYVLGQSQAASAAGPVQDTTAALSTGDQVRIATEPTGVSVGAADAPVTMDVYEDYSCPHCAQYEAETGPLLDRIAATGQVRIVYHPIQIVTKYGQVAGSAAACVLAEEPDRWPAVHSALFDNHSTITDSWTHADFVTWLTTQGVEDDAARTCVAEGRYSSWITGNTSDATSAGVTGTPTLRIQGDIITTVAGQDLVDALTKAGADLPEGIAADS from the coding sequence ATGGCCCGGCATGAGAACGAGAAGGTACGCGCGATCCGCGAGAAGGCACGCATCGAGAGGGCCCTCGACGACCGGCGTCGCAAGCGCCGCCGCCTCATCACCCAGTTCTCCGTCGCGGGCGGCCTCGTGCTCGTCATCGCGGCCATCGCCGGCGGCGTCTACGTCCTCGGCCAGTCGCAGGCGGCGAGCGCCGCGGGTCCCGTGCAGGACACGACCGCGGCGCTGTCCACGGGCGACCAGGTGCGCATCGCGACCGAGCCCACGGGCGTGAGCGTCGGCGCGGCCGACGCCCCCGTCACCATGGACGTCTACGAGGACTACTCGTGCCCCCACTGCGCGCAGTACGAGGCCGAGACCGGCCCGCTGCTCGACCGGATCGCCGCCACGGGCCAGGTGCGCATCGTCTACCACCCCATCCAGATCGTCACGAAGTACGGGCAGGTCGCGGGCAGCGCCGCCGCGTGCGTGCTCGCCGAGGAGCCCGACAGGTGGCCGGCCGTCCACTCCGCGCTGTTCGACAACCACTCCACGATCACCGACTCGTGGACCCACGCCGACTTCGTCACCTGGCTCACCACGCAGGGCGTCGAGGACGACGCGGCGCGCACGTGCGTGGCGGAGGGCAGGTACTCGTCGTGGATCACGGGGAACACGTCCGACGCGACCTCGGCGGGCGTCACGGGCACGCCGACCCTGCGGATCCAGGGCGACATCATCACGACCGTCGCCGGCCAGGACCTCGTGGACGCGCTCACGAAGGCCGGCGCGGACCTGCCCGAGGGCATCGCCGCCGACAGCTGA
- a CDS encoding DNA-3-methyladenine glycosylase family protein, whose product MDQGGAEVTTPDARTTYLPDREVDLLLVLRPLFRGVVDPTCRWDAAPPGSRRVGVWRTARTPLGNASLRLDPRADGGVEARAWGPGAEWAISGVPELLGEGDDWSDLDVSAHPLLRDARRRLPALRLMRTNHVFEAMASAVLEQKVTGLEARRAWRQLILAHGEPAPGPVPTGMRVLPSPERWRLIPSWEWHRAGVDPKRSRTLIAVATSAAGLERTLALGRGSEEITRRLRSIPGVGIWTAAETTQRAHGDPDSVSVGDYHVHDTVGWALVGHAVDDDGMLELLEPWRGHRQRVMRLIEASGFRKPRFGPRMTVQDHRAH is encoded by the coding sequence ATGGACCAGGGCGGCGCGGAGGTGACGACCCCCGACGCGCGCACCACGTACCTGCCCGACCGCGAGGTCGACCTCCTGCTGGTGCTGCGTCCGCTGTTCCGCGGCGTCGTGGATCCGACCTGCCGCTGGGACGCCGCCCCGCCCGGCTCCCGCCGCGTCGGCGTCTGGCGCACGGCCCGCACGCCGCTCGGGAACGCGTCGCTCCGGCTGGATCCGCGAGCCGACGGCGGCGTCGAGGCGCGCGCCTGGGGGCCCGGCGCCGAGTGGGCGATCTCCGGCGTCCCGGAGCTCCTCGGCGAGGGCGACGACTGGTCCGACCTCGACGTGTCCGCGCATCCGCTCCTCCGCGACGCGCGCCGCCGCCTGCCGGCGCTCCGGCTCATGCGCACCAACCACGTGTTCGAGGCGATGGCGTCCGCGGTGCTCGAGCAGAAGGTCACCGGGCTCGAGGCCAGGCGGGCGTGGCGGCAGCTGATCCTCGCGCACGGCGAGCCCGCGCCCGGACCCGTGCCGACCGGCATGCGCGTGCTGCCGTCGCCCGAGCGCTGGCGGCTCATCCCGTCGTGGGAGTGGCACCGCGCGGGCGTGGATCCGAAGCGGTCGCGCACGCTCATCGCGGTCGCGACCTCCGCGGCGGGCCTCGAGCGCACGCTCGCGCTGGGGCGGGGGAGCGAGGAGATCACGCGCCGGCTGCGGTCGATCCCCGGCGTGGGGATCTGGACGGCGGCGGAGACCACGCAGCGCGCCCACGGGGATCCCGACTCCGTGAGCGTCGGCGACTACCACGTGCACGACACCGTGGGGTGGGCGCTCGTCGGCCACGCGGTCGACGACGACGGGATGCTGGAGCTGCTCGAGCCGTGGCGCGGGCACCGTCAGCGGGTGATGCGGCTCATCGAGGCGAGCGGGTTCCGGAAGCCGCGGTTCGGCCCGCGCATGACGGTGCAGGACCACCGCGCGCACTGA
- a CDS encoding pyridoxamine 5'-phosphate oxidase family protein, with amino-acid sequence MTDTTNDHQDDRERVAELVKSARIALLTTVNAHGQLVSRPLASQERDFDGDLWFFTQDPSDKTAEIRANDQVNVSLQSGDGFLSIAGTAEITRDRARIDELWSTGAEAWFEGGKADPTVALIRVHADAAEYWYQDTPKPVALIKYAKAAITGERPKDVGEHGTVEL; translated from the coding sequence ATGACCGACACCACGAACGACCACCAGGACGACCGCGAGCGCGTCGCCGAGCTCGTGAAGAGCGCCCGCATCGCGCTCCTCACCACCGTCAACGCGCACGGGCAGCTCGTCAGCCGCCCGCTCGCCAGCCAGGAGCGCGACTTCGACGGCGACCTCTGGTTCTTCACGCAGGACCCCAGCGACAAGACCGCCGAGATCCGCGCCAACGACCAGGTGAACGTGTCGCTGCAGTCCGGCGACGGCTTCCTCTCGATCGCCGGCACCGCGGAGATCACCCGCGACCGGGCGCGCATCGACGAGCTGTGGTCGACCGGAGCCGAGGCCTGGTTCGAGGGCGGGAAGGCCGACCCCACGGTCGCGCTGATCCGCGTCCACGCCGACGCCGCCGAGTACTGGTACCAGGACACCCCGAAGCCCGTCGCGCTCATCAAGTACGCCAAGGCCGCCATCACGGGCGAGCGTCCGAAGGACGTCGGGGAGCACGGCACCGTCGAGCTCTGA